A genomic window from Methylorubrum extorquens includes:
- a CDS encoding phage major capsid protein, giving the protein MTEMRFETKAPTCLPENKAATFGAEAVLDEFARAFEAFKEANDVRLSEIETRLTADVVTEEKLIRIDAALDQTKNRLDRISLDRARPPLGGTEPARDASTTEHKAAFDLYVRAGESAGLKRLEEKALSAGSGPDGGYLVPPTIEREVLRRLAEISPIRAIATVRAVSGGQYKRAVSVNGPAAGWVAETAPRPQTDAPSLSELSFPAMELYAMPAATQTLLDDAVLDIDAWLAEEVETAFAEQESVAFVTGNGVGRPKGFLSYDTVANANWASGKLGFVATGAAGAFPASNPSDVLFDLIYALRAGYRQGASFVMNRRVQSAIRKFKDADGNYLWQPPLAADRAATLMGFPLVEAEAMPDIAAGNHSIAFGDFKRGYLVVDRVGLRTLRDPYSAKPYVLFYTTKRVGGGVQDFAAIKLLRFAA; this is encoded by the coding sequence ATGACCGAGATGCGTTTCGAAACCAAGGCCCCCACCTGCCTGCCCGAGAACAAGGCGGCGACCTTCGGCGCGGAAGCGGTGCTCGACGAGTTCGCCCGCGCCTTCGAGGCATTCAAGGAGGCCAACGACGTCCGCCTCTCCGAGATCGAGACACGGCTCACAGCGGATGTGGTGACGGAGGAGAAGCTCATCCGCATCGACGCCGCTCTCGATCAGACGAAGAACCGCCTCGACCGGATCAGCCTTGACCGTGCCCGGCCGCCGCTCGGCGGGACGGAGCCGGCGCGCGACGCCTCCACCACCGAGCACAAGGCGGCCTTCGACCTCTATGTCCGGGCCGGCGAGAGCGCCGGCCTCAAGCGGCTGGAGGAGAAGGCACTCTCCGCCGGGTCCGGGCCCGACGGCGGCTACCTAGTGCCGCCGACGATCGAGCGCGAGGTGCTGCGTCGGCTCGCCGAGATCTCGCCGATTCGCGCGATCGCCACGGTGCGGGCTGTCTCCGGGGGGCAATACAAGCGTGCGGTTTCGGTCAACGGTCCCGCTGCGGGCTGGGTTGCCGAGACCGCGCCTCGGCCGCAGACCGACGCGCCGAGCCTGTCCGAGTTGAGCTTCCCGGCAATGGAACTCTACGCCATGCCGGCGGCGACCCAGACACTGCTCGACGACGCGGTGCTCGATATCGATGCGTGGCTCGCGGAGGAGGTCGAGACGGCGTTCGCCGAACAGGAGAGCGTCGCCTTCGTCACCGGCAACGGCGTCGGCCGGCCGAAGGGCTTTCTCAGCTACGACACTGTGGCCAATGCGAACTGGGCGTCGGGCAAGCTCGGCTTCGTTGCGACCGGGGCGGCCGGCGCCTTCCCGGCGAGCAACCCGAGCGACGTGCTGTTCGATCTGATCTACGCGCTCCGCGCCGGCTATCGCCAGGGCGCCAGCTTCGTGATGAACCGGCGGGTGCAGAGCGCGATCCGCAAATTCAAGGACGCGGACGGCAACTACCTCTGGCAACCGCCGCTCGCCGCCGACCGGGCCGCGACGCTGATGGGCTTTCCGCTGGTCGAAGCCGAGGCGATGCCCGACATCGCCGCCGGCAACCATTCGATCGCCTTCGGCGACTTCAAGCGCGGTTACCTCGTCGTGGACCGTGTCGGCCTGCGGACCTTGCGCGATCCCTACTCCGCCAAGCCCTACGTCCTGTTCTACACCACCAAGCGTGTCGGCGGCGGGGTACAGGATTTCGCCGCGATCAAGCTGCTCCGGTTCGCCGCCTGA
- a CDS encoding S1 family peptidase, whose protein sequence is MVASPLRACLLGALLGLVPLSAHAVVEGRTSRDPGGLRASVVRIESTQGEICSGTLIAQDIVLTAAHCVMHKAGYNVVVVDPNFRQRRLRAVAVSMHPEFVPGTTPEEQPGIDLALIKLEQPVGAGFRPLDPRGGSITTGDNVDIAGFGVLAENRRNTARTLRTAHLVSIGSLQVANRVTVVTDSRRMAETAGAGACLGDSGGPILRGGQMVGVVSWSSGAMRQDRRARTACGGFTAVTPTGEHASWISSRTAEMEAMTADMAAAQAGRTEWMARPARRRMY, encoded by the coding sequence ATGGTCGCGAGCCCCCTTCGCGCGTGCCTGCTCGGTGCCTTGCTGGGTCTTGTCCCCCTCTCGGCGCACGCCGTGGTCGAGGGTCGCACCTCTCGCGATCCCGGCGGACTTCGCGCCTCGGTGGTACGCATTGAAAGCACGCAGGGCGAGATCTGCTCGGGCACCCTGATCGCGCAGGACATCGTGCTGACGGCGGCCCACTGCGTGATGCACAAGGCCGGCTACAACGTCGTCGTGGTCGATCCGAACTTCCGCCAGCGCCGCCTGCGGGCGGTCGCCGTCTCGATGCATCCTGAATTCGTCCCCGGCACGACGCCGGAGGAACAGCCCGGCATCGACCTCGCCCTGATCAAGCTGGAACAACCGGTCGGCGCAGGCTTCCGCCCGCTCGATCCGCGTGGCGGTTCGATCACCACCGGCGACAACGTGGACATCGCGGGCTTCGGCGTGCTCGCCGAGAACCGCCGCAACACGGCGCGGACGCTGCGCACGGCGCATCTCGTGTCGATCGGCTCATTGCAAGTCGCCAACCGCGTCACGGTCGTGACCGATTCGCGGCGCATGGCCGAAACCGCCGGCGCCGGTGCTTGCCTGGGTGATTCCGGTGGCCCGATCCTGCGCGGCGGCCAGATGGTCGGTGTGGTGAGCTGGTCGAGCGGTGCCATGCGCCAGGACCGGCGCGCCCGCACCGCCTGCGGCGGCTTCACCGCCGTCACCCCCACCGGCGAGCACGCGAGTTGGATTTCCTCGCGCACCGCCGAGATGGAAGCGATGACCGCCGACATGGCGGCGGCTCAGGCCGGGCGCACCGAGTGGATGGCCCGGCCCGCCCGGCGGCGGATGTATTGA
- a CDS encoding trypsin-like serine protease, with protein MRAPNPSAAHAERRALRASALAVLLAASPALAIVGGREGAAVPGAASAVMVLTSGGGVCSGIVVAPDAVLTAGHCVAGVSENRIHYRDEAGRPVLAETAARSLHPAYDGDAIRGRTRSIDLALLRTRQPLPARFMPAMLSTAMPRAGQNLTLAGYGATRGGDRRSIGRYRGATLAVVEPYGPSRILVWLKAPEAGGCQGDSGGPILEGAAVVAIAAWVKDACGGLTQGILLGPQRDWIDRTLSGWGAFARW; from the coding sequence ATGCGCGCGCCGAACCCATCCGCCGCCCATGCGGAGCGCCGTGCTCTCCGGGCCTCAGCACTCGCGGTCTTGCTTGCCGCATCCCCGGCCCTGGCCATCGTCGGCGGCCGGGAGGGCGCGGCGGTGCCGGGCGCGGCCTCGGCGGTGATGGTGCTGACCTCCGGCGGCGGGGTCTGTTCAGGGATCGTCGTCGCGCCGGATGCGGTGCTCACTGCCGGCCATTGCGTGGCGGGCGTGAGCGAGAACCGCATCCATTACCGTGACGAAGCAGGCCGCCCCGTGCTGGCCGAGACGGCCGCCCGTAGCCTGCATCCGGCCTATGACGGCGATGCCATCCGCGGGCGCACCCGCTCCATCGACCTCGCGCTGCTGCGCACCCGCCAGCCCCTGCCGGCGCGGTTCATGCCGGCCATGTTGAGCACCGCGATGCCGCGGGCGGGCCAGAACCTGACACTCGCCGGGTACGGCGCCACGCGGGGCGGCGACCGACGCTCGATCGGCCGCTATCGCGGCGCAACGCTGGCCGTGGTCGAGCCCTACGGCCCAAGTCGCATCTTGGTTTGGCTGAAGGCGCCGGAGGCGGGCGGCTGCCAGGGCGATTCCGGCGGGCCGATCCTTGAGGGCGCGGCAGTGGTCGCAATCGCCGCATGGGTGAAGGACGCCTGCGGCGGCCTGACCCAAGGCATCCTGCTCGGGCCGCAGCGCGACTGGATCGACCGGACGCTGTCCGGCTGGGGTGCCTTCGCGCGCTGGTAA
- a CDS encoding head-tail connector protein, with protein sequence MTPIRVEETGVEPVSVAEMRGYLRLSSDETADDALIGRLIPAARAAVEAAARRLLRPARFRVVLAAWPRLGLMPLPLSPLVAVLRTGLVDGRGTLTEIEPGPIRVGPDPWEAPCLLFGPDLPRLGTASALVEVAAGCGGEGPPVPEPLVQALRLTIADWFENRGDAGREGAPRPLPPEAAGLAAACRRMRL encoded by the coding sequence ATGACCCCGATACGCGTCGAGGAGACCGGCGTCGAGCCGGTGAGCGTGGCCGAGATGCGAGGCTATCTCCGGCTGTCCTCCGACGAGACCGCCGACGACGCCTTGATCGGTCGCCTGATCCCGGCGGCGCGGGCGGCGGTCGAGGCGGCCGCGCGCCGGCTGCTGCGGCCCGCCCGCTTCCGGGTGGTGCTGGCGGCTTGGCCCCGGCTGGGGCTGATGCCGCTGCCGCTGAGCCCGCTCGTTGCCGTGCTCCGCACCGGGCTCGTCGATGGGCGCGGCACCCTCACCGAGATCGAGCCGGGCCCGATCCGCGTCGGTCCCGATCCCTGGGAGGCGCCCTGCCTCCTGTTCGGGCCGGACCTGCCGCGGCTCGGCACGGCCTCGGCTCTGGTCGAGGTCGCTGCCGGCTGCGGCGGCGAGGGGCCGCCTGTCCCCGAGCCGCTGGTCCAGGCGCTGCGCCTGACGATCGCCGACTGGTTCGAGAACCGCGGTGATGCGGGCCGCGAGGGTGCGCCCCGGCCGCTGCCGCCCGAGGCGGCGGGGCTCGCCGCCGCCTGCCGCCGGATGCGGCTCTGA
- a CDS encoding head-tail adaptor protein produces MTHRPLGARRRRLVLELPVDELDGFGGRLRRYVAGPVLWGSLESLGSAATRGGRTDRPGLYRVGLRYRPGVTPAMRLADGPRRFAIRAADDPDGRRRDLVCEVEEVIEEASP; encoded by the coding sequence ATGACACACAGGCCGCTCGGCGCGCGGCGGCGGCGCCTCGTGCTCGAACTGCCGGTGGACGAGCTCGACGGGTTCGGAGGCCGGCTCCGCCGCTACGTCGCCGGACCCGTGCTGTGGGGCTCGCTGGAATCGCTCGGCAGCGCCGCCACACGTGGCGGGCGCACCGACCGGCCCGGCCTCTACCGCGTCGGCCTGCGCTACCGCCCCGGCGTCACCCCGGCGATGCGCCTCGCCGACGGACCCCGCCGCTTCGCGATCCGCGCCGCCGACGACCCGGACGGGCGCCGCCGCGACCTCGTCTGCGAGGTGGAAGAGGTGATCGAGGAGGCTTCCCCGTGA
- a CDS encoding DUF3168 domain-containing protein codes for MTRSSPLLALRAGLLAHLAGDAPLAALMGGRLRLYDEPPQGAAPVYALFGSTEVSDDSVDGAQRHRHAFAVVVFAKPGSVRSALDVAERIAARLDEADLAVSGHTVVLLRLKSLATLRDERTGEARATLSFEAVTEVTA; via the coding sequence GTGACGCGATCGAGCCCCCTGCTGGCCCTGCGCGCCGGCCTTCTCGCTCACCTTGCCGGGGACGCTCCGCTCGCCGCGCTGATGGGCGGCCGCCTGCGGCTCTACGACGAGCCGCCGCAGGGCGCCGCCCCGGTCTACGCGCTGTTCGGATCGACCGAAGTGAGCGACGATTCCGTCGATGGTGCGCAGCGCCACCGCCACGCCTTCGCGGTGGTGGTCTTCGCCAAGCCGGGCTCGGTCCGCTCGGCCCTGGACGTGGCCGAGCGTATCGCCGCCCGCCTCGACGAGGCCGACCTCGCTGTGAGCGGCCACACCGTCGTCCTCCTGCGCCTCAAGAGCCTCGCCACTCTCCGCGACGAGCGCACAGGCGAGGCGCGCGCGACCCTTTCCTTCGAAGCGGTGACTGAAGTCACCGCCTGA
- a CDS encoding phage major tail protein, TP901-1 family: MSAQRGRDLLVRVSNGSGGFVAVAGLRARQLAFNAETVDVTNADSAGRWRELLAGAGVRRAAVAGSGVFRDEASDARLRQMFFDGVIGLFQIVVPDFGTIEGLFQITSLEYRGEHAGEVTFDMALDSAGPLSFAGA, from the coding sequence ATGAGCGCACAGAGGGGCAGGGACCTCCTGGTCCGAGTCAGCAACGGGTCCGGCGGCTTCGTCGCGGTGGCGGGCCTGCGTGCCCGCCAACTCGCCTTCAACGCCGAGACAGTGGACGTCACCAACGCCGATTCGGCCGGGCGCTGGCGCGAGTTGCTGGCGGGGGCGGGCGTGCGCCGCGCCGCGGTCGCGGGCTCGGGCGTGTTTCGCGACGAGGCCTCCGACGCACGCCTGCGCCAGATGTTCTTCGATGGCGTGATCGGCCTGTTCCAGATCGTGGTGCCGGATTTCGGCACGATCGAGGGTCTGTTCCAGATTACGAGCCTCGAATATCGCGGCGAGCATGCGGGCGAAGTGACTTTCGACATGGCCCTCGATTCCGCCGGCCCCTTGAGCTTCGCGGGGGCATGA
- a CDS encoding gene transfer agent family protein codes for MANRRRGEVPLTLGSERYTLCLTLGALAELEDALGAGDLAGLAERFAGGRLAARDLIALLGAALRGGGHALDDEAVARLPLSGGLAAVTAALGEALVAAFGEAPLADP; via the coding sequence ATGGCCAACCGCCGACGCGGCGAGGTGCCGCTGACCTTGGGATCCGAGCGCTACACGCTCTGCCTTACCCTCGGCGCGCTCGCCGAACTGGAAGACGCGCTCGGTGCGGGCGACCTCGCCGGCCTTGCCGAGCGCTTTGCCGGCGGGCGGCTCGCCGCGCGGGACTTGATCGCACTGCTCGGCGCGGCTTTGCGCGGCGGCGGCCACGCCCTCGACGACGAGGCGGTCGCCCGCCTGCCGCTCTCCGGTGGGCTGGCGGCCGTGACCGCGGCGCTCGGCGAGGCGCTGGTCGCGGCCTTCGGCGAGGCCCCTCTCGCGGACCCTTGA
- a CDS encoding phage tail assembly chaperone: protein MTPAGRHAPETPVSAFPWDAVLALGLATLRWRPRDLWAATPRELAAAAGLIRPAPDAPSRADLDRLLAAHPDPGAL from the coding sequence TTGACCCCTGCGGGAAGACACGCGCCGGAGACGCCCGTCTCCGCCTTCCCGTGGGATGCGGTGCTGGCGCTCGGTCTGGCGACCCTGCGCTGGCGCCCGCGCGACCTTTGGGCCGCCACGCCCCGCGAACTCGCCGCAGCAGCCGGCTTGATCCGCCCGGCGCCCGATGCGCCGAGCCGGGCGGACCTCGACCGGCTGCTCGCCGCCCATCCCGATCCGGGAGCCCTGTGA
- a CDS encoding phage tail tape measure protein, protein MTDSDRSNAERARQLETLDRLAQRFGNSLSSAFDRNLNAGRQLDGVLASLASKLSNVAGKAALAPVKAGVTSLVNSLLSAASEGSGTTALAKGGVVADGRIVPFRLGGVLGGGRVRPFAAGGVVAAPTYFPLSGPEGGTGLMGEAGPEAILPLRRGSDGRLGVAAGGAERPVAVTVNIATPDIEGFRRSEAQVAARLARAVARGRRAL, encoded by the coding sequence ATGACCGACAGCGACCGCAGCAATGCCGAGCGCGCCAGGCAGCTCGAAACCCTCGACCGATTGGCCCAGCGCTTCGGCAACAGCCTGTCCTCCGCCTTCGACCGCAATCTCAATGCCGGGCGCCAGCTCGACGGCGTGCTGGCCTCGCTGGCGAGCAAGCTCTCCAACGTCGCGGGCAAGGCGGCGCTGGCTCCGGTCAAAGCGGGCGTGACGAGTCTCGTCAACAGCCTGCTGAGCGCAGCGTCCGAAGGCAGCGGCACCACGGCGCTCGCCAAGGGGGGCGTCGTCGCCGATGGGCGGATCGTGCCATTCCGCCTCGGCGGCGTTCTCGGCGGGGGACGGGTGCGCCCCTTCGCGGCCGGGGGCGTCGTGGCGGCGCCGACCTATTTTCCGCTTTCCGGACCTGAGGGCGGCACCGGCCTGATGGGCGAGGCCGGGCCGGAGGCGATCCTTCCGCTCAGGCGGGGCAGCGACGGCCGCCTCGGCGTCGCCGCGGGGGGAGCCGAGCGGCCGGTCGCGGTCACCGTCAACATCGCCACACCTGACATCGAGGGCTTCCGCCGCTCCGAGGCCCAGGTCGCCGCCCGCCTCGCCCGCGCGGTCGCCCGTGGGCGCAGGGCGTTGTGA
- a CDS encoding DUF2460 domain-containing protein — protein MPSDFHEVRFPLDVALRGSGGPVRRTEIVTLASGREHRNSRWADSRRRYDAGLGIRTLDALHAVLGFFEERRGRLYGFRYRDRVDHRSGPPSRAPAPTDQRIGTGDGTTRVFALAKSYGSGPEAYRRTIAKPVAGSVRVAVNGAEVAAPKLSVDPATGQVVFAADAVPPVGAAVTAGFEFDVPVRFDTDELTVDLAAFTAGEVPHIPLIEILP, from the coding sequence ATGCCGTCAGACTTCCACGAGGTCCGCTTTCCCCTCGATGTCGCCTTGCGCGGCAGCGGCGGCCCGGTGCGGCGCACCGAGATCGTCACGCTGGCGTCGGGCCGTGAACATCGCAACAGCCGCTGGGCGGATTCGCGCCGCCGCTACGATGCCGGGCTCGGCATCCGCACCCTCGATGCCCTGCACGCGGTGCTCGGCTTCTTCGAGGAGCGGCGCGGACGGCTCTACGGCTTCCGCTACCGCGACCGGGTCGATCACCGCTCCGGCCCGCCCTCGCGGGCGCCCGCGCCGACCGATCAGCGGATCGGCACCGGCGACGGCACGACCCGCGTCTTCGCCCTCGCCAAGAGCTACGGGAGCGGGCCGGAGGCCTACCGCCGCACCATCGCCAAGCCGGTGGCCGGCAGCGTGCGCGTGGCGGTGAACGGTGCTGAGGTGGCAGCCCCGAAGCTCTCCGTCGATCCGGCCACGGGCCAAGTCGTCTTCGCCGCCGACGCGGTGCCGCCCGTGGGTGCCGCCGTCACCGCGGGCTTCGAGTTCGACGTGCCGGTCCGCTTTGATACCGACGAACTCACCGTCGATCTCGCTGCCTTCACCGCCGGCGAGGTGCCGCACATCCCGCTGATCGAGATCCTGCCCTGA
- a CDS encoding DUF2163 domain-containing protein, giving the protein MRAVPPRLATRLEGGATTLCRCWSLRRRDGLVLGFTDHDRDLILNGVTYAARSGLEAAEASAELGFAVGGGEVAGALTSAGLTEADVAAGLYDGAGVETWLVDWAEPEARLLLDVATLGEIRREGGAFVAELRGLMHRLDVTVGRSFRAACDAELGDARCRVDLSDPRFRATGTVRAAPEPGRLSVALAGSFAAGWFSGGRLTWDTGANAGHAADLRGHRRDGAAAILDLWDPPPRPAATGDAFTLVAGCYKSLAACREKFANTLNFQGFPHMPGNDFVLRAGPEAGARLDGSSLFR; this is encoded by the coding sequence ATGCGCGCCGTTCCGCCCCGTCTCGCCACCCGCTTGGAGGGCGGTGCGACCACGCTTTGCCGCTGCTGGTCCCTGCGCCGCCGCGACGGCCTCGTCCTCGGCTTCACCGACCACGACCGCGATCTCATCCTCAATGGCGTGACCTACGCCGCCCGCAGCGGGCTGGAGGCGGCCGAGGCCAGTGCGGAACTGGGCTTTGCCGTCGGCGGGGGCGAGGTGGCGGGCGCACTGACCTCGGCCGGGCTCACGGAAGCCGACGTCGCGGCAGGGCTCTATGACGGGGCGGGGGTCGAGACCTGGTTGGTCGATTGGGCCGAGCCCGAGGCGCGCCTGCTCCTCGATGTGGCGACCCTTGGCGAGATCCGCCGGGAGGGGGGCGCCTTCGTCGCCGAACTGCGCGGGCTGATGCATCGCCTCGACGTCACCGTCGGGCGCAGCTTCCGCGCTGCCTGCGACGCGGAACTCGGCGACGCCCGCTGCCGCGTCGATCTGAGCGATCCGCGCTTCCGCGCGACCGGAACCGTACGGGCCGCGCCCGAGCCCGGCCGGCTCAGCGTCGCGCTGGCGGGGAGCTTCGCCGCGGGATGGTTCTCCGGCGGGCGCCTGACCTGGGATACGGGCGCCAATGCCGGACATGCCGCGGATCTGCGCGGCCATCGCCGTGACGGCGCGGCGGCGATCCTCGACCTGTGGGATCCACCGCCGCGTCCGGCCGCGACCGGCGATGCCTTCACTCTCGTCGCCGGCTGCTACAAGAGCCTCGCCGCCTGCCGCGAAAAGTTCGCCAACACCCTCAACTTCCAGGGTTTTCCCCATATGCCCGGCAACGACTTCGTGCTGCGCGCAGGGCCCGAGGCCGGAGCACGCCTCGACGGCTCCAGCCTGTTCCGATGA
- a CDS encoding NlpC/P60 family protein has product MDVDASPLPERIVAEARAWAGTPYRHQASLKRVGCDCLGLLRGVWRAVLGPEPEEAPPYAATWAESAPAGSDPLLAAARRHLVPIAGPLSTYQPQAGDVLLFAFRAYLPAKHCAIATGPAAMIHAHDGAAVTEVALTPWWRRHLAHAFRFPDPL; this is encoded by the coding sequence ATGGATGTCGATGCGTCGCCGCTGCCTGAGCGGATCGTGGCGGAGGCCCGCGCCTGGGCCGGAACGCCCTACCGGCATCAAGCCTCGCTGAAGCGCGTCGGTTGCGACTGTCTCGGCCTGCTCCGTGGGGTTTGGCGGGCGGTGCTCGGACCCGAGCCGGAGGAGGCGCCGCCCTACGCTGCCACCTGGGCCGAATCGGCACCGGCCGGCAGCGACCCGCTGCTCGCTGCCGCGCGCCGGCATCTCGTGCCGATCGCTGGGCCGCTGAGCACCTACCAGCCCCAGGCAGGCGACGTCCTGCTCTTCGCGTTTCGCGCATATTTGCCGGCAAAACACTGTGCGATCGCGACCGGCCCGGCGGCGATGATCCACGCCCATGACGGCGCGGCGGTGACCGAGGTTGCCCTCACGCCGTGGTGGCGGCGCCACCTCGCCCACGCCTTCCGCTTTCCCGATCCGCTCTGA